One genomic region from Salvia hispanica cultivar TCC Black 2014 chromosome 2, UniMelb_Shisp_WGS_1.0, whole genome shotgun sequence encodes:
- the LOC125203920 gene encoding transcription factor E2FA-like — MAARAPPSRDAAATPPAAPPSNGQILHHQPPSIRRHLPFSSMNPPFASPHDYHRFSTPARSADHLSEALVIKSPPLKRKNVYQNNEVESSEWAASTVHRDITNNPLRTPVSTKGGRPNCRSKAGKNNRALPSTPISNADAPSPFTPAGCRFDSSLSLLTKKFIALIKHAEDGELDLNKAADTLQVQKRRIYDITNVLEGIGLIEKKLKNRIHWKGLDSSRPGEVDKDGTLLHAEIENLSMEERSLDDRIRQMQERLGDLIEDEHNQRWLFVTEDDIKSLPCFQNETLIAIKAPHGTTLEVPDPDEAVDYPQRRYRIILRSAMGAIDVYLVSQFEEKFEEVNGVGDSTNFPVASSSEAHENIAVERSSMSHGSPQVETQAQDSHDLNTVYDSHQEFAGGMTKIIPSNIDNDADYWLLSDAAGISMTDLWKTDSGVEWNDVNMLHDELEIAAISTPRAHIPSSIDIDVHPVNNDVQPR; from the exons ATGGCCGCTCGTGCTCCCCCCAGCCGTGACGCCGCGGCGACTCCTCCTGCCGCGCCGCCCTCGAATGGCCAGATCCTACACCACCAGCCGCCGTCGATCAGGCGCCATCTCCCGTTCTCCTCCATGAATCCGCCCTTCGCTTCTCCCCACGACTACCACCGCTTCTCAACCCCGGCCCGCTCCGCCGATCACCTCTCTGAAGCTCTAGTTATCAAGTCTCCT CCTTTGAAGCGGAAGAATGTGTATCAAAATAATGAAGTTGAGTCCAGTGAGTGGGCAGCAAGTACAGTGCATAGGGATATCACTAATAACCCACTCCGTACACCAGTGTCTACTAAAGGGGGAAGGCCTAATTGCCGGTCAAAGGCCGGTAAGAACAATAGAGCCTTGCCTTCCACCCCCATATCTAATGCTG ATGCTCCTTCCCCTTTCACGCCTGCTGGCTGCCGCTTTGATAGCTCCCTGA GTCTATTGACTAAGAAATTTATCGCTTTGATAAAGCATGCAGAGGATGGTGAACTCGATCTAAACAAGGCAGCAGACACTTTGCAG GTCCAGAAGAGACGTATATATGACATAACCAATGTCCTTGAAGGGATTGGCCTTATTGAAAAGAAGCTGAAAAACAGAATACATTGGAA GGGTCTCGATTCTTCAAGACCTGGAGAAGTGGACAAGGATGGTACTCTTCTGCAT GCAGAAATTGAGAACCTTTCAATGGAAGAAAGAAGTTTGGACGACCGAATACG GCAAATGCAGGAAAGGTTGGGAGATTTGATTGAAGATGAACATAATCAGAG ATGGCTTTTTGTGACTGAAGATGACATAAAAAGCTTACCTTGCTTCCAG AATGAAACCTTGATAGCAATCAAAGCACCCCACGGGACCACCCTTGAAGTCCCAGATCCTGATGAG GCTGTTGATTATCCACAAAGGAGATATAGAATTATTCTTAGAAGTGCAATGGGTGCTATTGATGTTTACCTTGTGAG CCAATTTGAGGAAAAGTTTGAAGAGGTGAATGGAGTTGGAGATTCGACAAATTTCCCTGTTGCCTCAAGTTCAGAGGCACATGAGAACATAGCAGTGGAGAGATCATCCATGTCACATGGTTCACCACAGGTTGAAACTCAGGCGCAAGATAGCCATGATCTTAACACTGTGTATGATTCACATCAAGAATTTGCTGGAGGAATGACTAAGATTATCCCCTCAAATATTGAT AACGATGCAGACTATTGGCTTTTATCAGATGCAGCAGGCATCAGCATGACAGACTTGTGGAAGACGGATT CTGGCGTGGAGTGGAATGATGTAAACATGCTGCACGATGAGTTGGAAATAGCTGCTATTAGCACACCAAGAGCACATATTCCTTCATCTATTGATATTGATGTACACCCTGTTAATAATGATGTCCAACCTAGGTGA
- the LOC125203982 gene encoding NDR1/HIN1-like protein 3 → MGETKQPHLNGAYYGPSIPPPTKSYHRPGRGGGGCCCNPFTCCCGCLMNCICTCICQIVFTILIIVGIIALVLWLVFRPNAVKFHVTDASLTEFNINNNNTLHYNLALNLTIRNPNKRIGIYYDRIEARAFYQGQRFHTVDLQNFYQGKKNTTNLSAEFKGSQLVLLGANEMSKYNEDRTAGRYDIDIKLYLRIRMKFAFVKSTRVKPKIDCDLKIPLSSNTTASEAYEPTRCDFDWR, encoded by the coding sequence ATGGGGGAAACCAAACAGCCGCACTTAAACGGGGCCTACTACGGCCCCTCCATTCCGCCGCCGACGAAGAGCTACCACCGCCCCGGCCGCGGCGGAGGCGGATGCTGCTGTAACCCCTTCACCTGCTGCTGCGGCTGCCTCATGAACTGCATCTGCACCTGCATCTGCCAGATCGTCTTCACCATCCTCATCATCGTCGGAATCATCGCCCTCGTTTTGTGGCTCGTTTTCCGCCCCAACGCCGTCAAATTCCACGTCACCGACGCCTCGCTTACCgaattcaacatcaacaacaacaacacgCTCCACTACAATCTCGCGCTGAATCTCACGATCCGCAACCCGAACAAGCGCATCGGCATCTACTACGACCGGATCGAGGCCAGGGCTTTCTACCAGGGCCAGCGATTTCACACCGTCGACCTCCAGAACTTCTATCAGGGGAAGAAAAACACCACCAATTTGAGCGCCGAATTCAAAGGATCGCAATTGGTGCTGCTCGGAGCTAACGAGATGTCGAAATACAACGAAGATCGGACTGCCGGCAGGTACGACATCGACATCAAGCTGTATTTGCGCATCAGAATGAAGTTTGCATTTGTGAAATCCACCAGAGTGAAGCCGAAGATCGATTGCGATCTGAAAATTCCGTTGAGTTCCAACACCACGGCTTCGGAGGCTTACGAGCCGACGAGGTGCGATTTCGATTGGCGTTGA